One genomic window of Arvicola amphibius chromosome 4, mArvAmp1.2, whole genome shotgun sequence includes the following:
- the Sap30 gene encoding histone deacetylase complex subunit SAP30: protein MNGFTPEEMSRGGDAAAAVAAVVAAAAAATSAGNGNAAGGGAEVPGAGAVSAAGPPGAAGPGPGQLCCLREDGERCGRAAGNASFSKRIQKSISQKKVKIELDKSARHLYICDYHKNLIQSVRNRRKRKGSDDDGGDSPVQDIDTPEVDLYQLQVNTLRRYKRHFKLPTRPGLNKAQLVEIVGCHFRSIPVNEKDTLTYFIYSVKNDKNKSDLKVDSGVH from the exons ATGAACGGCTTCACTCCGGAGGAGATGAGCCGCGGCGGGGACGCGGCAGCTGCGGTGGCCGCGGTGGTCGCTGCTGCAGCTGCCGCCACTTCGGCGGGGAATGGGAACGCGGCGGGCGGTGGGGCGGAGGTACCGGGTGCTGGTGCGGTCTCGGCTGCAGGACCCCCCGGAGCGGCCGGTCCCGGCCCGGGACAACTCTGTTGTCTGCGGGAGGACGGCGAGCGGTGCGGGCGCGCGGCTGGCAACGCCAGCTTCAGCAAGAGGATCCAGAAGAGCATCTCGCAGAAGAAGGTGAAGATCGAGCTGGATAAGAGT GCAAGACATCTTTACATTTGTGATTATCACAAAAACTTAATTCAGAGTGTTCggaacagaagaaagaggaaagggagtgaCGATGATGGCGGAGATTCTCCTGTCCAGGATATCGACACTCCAGAG GTGGATTTGTACCAATTACAAGTAAATACACTTAGAAGATACAAAAGACACTTCAAGCTTCCAACCAGACCAGGTCTTAATAAAGCACAACTTGTTGAG ATAGTTGGTTGCCACTTTAGGTCTATTCCCGTGAATGAAAAAGACACCCTAACATATTTCATCTACTCGGTGAAGAATGACAAGAACAAATCAGATCTCAAGGTCGACAGTGGTGTTCACTAG